One Diceros bicornis minor isolate mBicDic1 chromosome 26, mDicBic1.mat.cur, whole genome shotgun sequence DNA segment encodes these proteins:
- the FLYWCH2 gene encoding FLYWCH family member 2 encodes MPLPKHSEQEAESVKAGQEPSPEPPEPGTDVVPAAPRKPRKFSKLVLLTASKDSAKVAGAKRKGVHCIMSLGVPGPATLAKALLKIHPEAQRAIEAAPQEPEQKRSKLDTDRKAAGRLAGQPASSPSQGGEESTVCPNTPSESPSP; translated from the exons ATGCCCCTACCCAAGCACAGCGAGCAGGAGGCTGAGAGCGTGAAGGCCGGCCAGGAGCCGTCCCCTGAGCCCCCTGAGCCGGGCACAGATGTCGTCCCCGCAGCCCCCAGGAAGCCCAGGAAGTTCTCCAAACTGGTCCTGCTGACGGCCTCCAAAGACAGTGCCAAAGTGGCTGGGGCCAAGCGTAAAGGAGTGCACTGCATCATGTCCCTGGGGGTGCCCGGCCCCGCCACCCTCGCCAAGGCCCTCCTGAAGATCCATCCCGAGGCTCAGCGGGCCATTGAGGCAGCCCCCCAGGAGCCGGAGCAAAAACGCAGCAAGCTGGACACAG ACAGAAAAGCAGCTGGAAGGTTGGCAGGGCAGCCTGCTTCCAGTCCCTCGCAGGGCGGGGAGGAGTCCACCGTGTGTCCCAACACGCCCAGCGAGTCCCCGTCACCCTGA